The following proteins come from a genomic window of Malus sylvestris chromosome 4, drMalSylv7.2, whole genome shotgun sequence:
- the LOC126620133 gene encoding protein OCTOPUS-like → MNPSGEAAAPPPPTLQPPQPPQAQRPSTSCARHPEEHFTGFCPSCLCERLAVLEPSTTSSSSSTSRKPPTSSTAAAALKAIFKPPIGGGGASSSNKNRPTSFFPELRRTKSFSASKNEGFSGVFEPQRKSCDVRNTLWTLFHQDDGRNPNKKEAPPTDVEVETRNLGGSSSSFRGPVFEAKEEEEEEDKAEEDENQFSGGEDFGIEICEDAIIPNVTEDRVPEILEEEEEDFQPPQPVPEQFEEEELKPMKDHIDLDSQTKKRDLKEIAGSFWSAASVFSKKLQKWRQKQKLKKRRNGGGSATLPVEKPIGRQFRETQSEIADYGFGRRSCDTDPRFSLDVGRMSLDAGRMSFDDPRYSFDEPRASWDGYLIGRTFPRMPTMLSVVEDAPVVHVARCDAEIPVEEPPKNSIEEETVPGGSAQTRDYYSDSSSRRRKSLDRSNSIRKTAAAVVAEIDEMKSVSNANANAKVSPTTVPDNRDLREFYNSNSLRDDCSESFDMASFRGGGDTGSVVGNGERNKGCKKSRRWGKAWNIWSFIHRRGGNKDEDDDRYSSVRSNGVERSYSESWPELRGGSGGGERNGEAKGFNPKIMRSNSSASWRNGSHGYGGFGGGAFGSMRKSNGVPVVDANGFGNGTAGRKKKDDQVVLERNRSARYSPNHIENGMLRFYLTPMRSSWRSGGVGKSRSSHAHSIARSVLKLY, encoded by the coding sequence ATGAATCCCAGCGGAGAAGCAGCAGCACCGCCGCCTCCAACGCTACAACCGCCGCAGCCGCCTCAGGCCCAACGACCCTCTACATCCTGCGCCCGACACCCGGAAGAGCATTTCACGGGCTTCTGCCCCTCATGCCTCTGCGAACGCCTTGCCGTGTTGGAACCTTCAAcgacctcttcttcctcttcaacttCTCGAAAGCCCCCTACTTCCTCCACCGCCGCAGCCGCGCTTAAGGCCATTTTCAAGCCCCCCATTGGCGGTGGTGGGGCCTCCTCTTCCAATAAAAATCGACCCACCTCATTTTTCCCGGAGCTCCGACGAACCAAGTCTTTCTCTGCCTCTAAAAACGAGGGCTTCTCCGGCGTGTTTGAGCCGCAGAGGAAATCCTGCGACGTTCGGAACACTCTGTGGACACTCTTTCACCAAGACGACGGCCGGAATCCCAACAAGAAGGAAGCACCGCCCACTGACGTTGAGGTCGAGACCCGGAATTTGGGTGGGTCTTCTTCCAGCTTCCGGGGTCCGGTCTTCGAGgccaaagaagaagaggaagaggaagataaAGCCGAAGAGGACGAGAACCAGTTTAGTGGCGGCGAGGACTTCGGAATTGAAATTTGTGAGGATGCAATTATCCCAAATGTAACAGAAGACAGAGTTCCTGAAATcttagaggaggaggaggaagacttTCAACCACCGCAGCCAGTGCCGGAGCAATTCGAAGAAGAGGAGTTGAAACCAATGAAAGATCACATAGATCTTGATTCTCAGACGAAGAAGCGAGACCTTAAGGAGATTGCGGGAAGCTTCTGGTCAGCAGCTTCGGTTTTCAGCAAGAAATTACAGAAATGGAGACAGAAACAGAAGCTGAAGAAGCGGCGGAACGGCGGCGGATCGGCCACATTGCCGGTGGAGAAGCCAATCGGGAGACAGTTCAGAGAAACTCAGTCGGAGATTGCCGATTACGGCTTCGGCCGGCGCTCCTGCGACACGGATCCGAGGTTTTCGCTAGACGTGGGTCGGATGTCGCTGGACGCGGGTCGGATGTCGTTCGACGACCCGAGATACTCCTTTGACGAGCCTCGGGCCTCGTGGGACGGGTACCTCATCGGAAGAACGTTTCCGAGGATGCCAACGATGCTCTCGGTGGTGGAGGACGCTCCGGTGGTCCACGTGGCGAGATGCGACGCTGAGATTCCGGTGGAGGAGCCGCCCAAGAATTCGATTGAAGAGGAGACGGTTCCAGGCGGTTCGGCCCAGACCCGGGACTACTATTCGGACTCCTCTTCTCGGCGGAGGAAGAGCCTCGACCGATCCAACTCCATTAGGAAGACTGCGGCGGCGGTGGTGGCGGAGATTGATGAAATGAAGTCGGTTTCGAATGCCAATGCCAACGCCAAGGTGTCGCCCACGACTGTTCCTGATAACAGAGATCTGAGGGAATTTTACAACTCGAATTCTCTGAGGGATGACTGTTCTGAGAGCTTTGATATGGCGTCGTTTCGGGGCGGCGGAGATACGGGTTCGGTGGTGGGAAATGGGGAGAGGAATAAAGGGTGTAAAAAGTCTAGGAGGTGGGGCAAGGCGTGGAATATATGGAGTTTTATACACAGGAGGGGTGGGAACAAAGATGAGGACGATGATAGGTATAGTAGTGTTAGATCAAACGGCGTGGAGCGGTCTTATTCGGAATCGTGGCCGGAGCTCAGAGGCGGCAGCGGTGGTGGTGAGAGGAATGGGGAAGCCAAGGGCTTTAACCCAAAGATTATGAGGAGTAATAGTAGTGCTAGTTGGAGGAATGGTTCTCATGGGTATGGCGGTTTCGGTGGCGGTGCATTTGGGAGCATGAGGAAGAGCAATGGCGTTCCTGTCGTCGACGCAAATGGGTTTGGAAATGGGACTGCCGGGAGGAAGAAAAAAGATGATCAGGTTGTGCTGGAACGGAACCGGAGCGCGAGGTATTCCCCGAACCATATTGAAAACGGAATGCTGAGGTTTTATTTGACTCCGATGAGGAGCAGCTGGAGGAGCGGCGGAGTCGGGAAAAGCAGGTCCAGCCATGCTCATTCGATCGCCAGAAGCGTACTGAAACTGTATTGA
- the LOC126619659 gene encoding protein NRT1/ PTR FAMILY 8.1-like isoform X1, which yields MADSDLYTNDGTVDIHKKPANKKKTGNWKACRFILGNECCERLAYYGMGTNLVNYLEKRLGMGTAKAATSVSNWSGTCYATPLIGAFLADAYLGRYWTIAIFSIVYVLGMTLLTLTASINGLKPHCDSSGCNATASQRAACFVALYLIAVGTGGIKPCVSSFGADQFDETDETERKKKSSFFNWFYMSINVGALIASTVLVWMQMNVGWNWGFGVPAVAMAIAVVFFFSGSKLYRLQKPGGSPLTRIAQVVVASIRKCKVKIPANKSLLYETADEECNIQGSRKLEHTNKLGFFDKAAVESETDRAKELPSPWSLCTVTQVEELKSVIRLLPIWASGIVFATVYGQMSTMFVLQGNTLDQHMGPNFKIPSASLSVFDTASVLFWAPIYDKLLVPLARRFTGHERGFTTLQRMGIGLALSIFSMVVAGILEVVRLGTVRKNNYYDLEYIPMSIFWQVPQYFIIGCAEVFTFIGQMEFFYDQAPDAMRSLCSALSLTTVALGNYLSTLLVTVVTKVTKKNGNLGWIPDNLNRGHLDYFYWLLAVLSVINFLVYLWIAKWFTYKKATGRAQ from the exons ATGGCAGACAGTGATCTTTACACAAACGATGGGACCGTGGACATCCATAAAAAACCGGCTAACAAGAAGAAGACTGGAAATTGGAAGGCATGCCGCTTTATTCTTG GTAATGAATGCTGTGAAAGATTGGCATACTACGGAATGGGTACCAATCTAGTGAACTATCTCGAGAAACGTCTCGGCATGGGAACTGCCAAGGCAGCGACCAGCGTCTCTAATTGGTCAGGGACGTGCTACGCGACACCGTTGATAGGAGCCTTCCTGGCTGATGCATACTTGGGAAGATATTGGACAATTGCCATCTTTTCAATCGTTTATGTTCTT ggTATGACTCTCTTGACCCTCACTGCATCTATCAATGGATTAAAACCACATTGCGATAGCTCTGGTTGCAACGCAACAGCATCCCAAAGAGCGGCCTGCTTTGTAGCGCTGTACTTGATTGCAGTAGGTACTGGTGGAATCAAGCCATGCGTTTCATCCTTCGGCGCAGATCAATTTGATGAAACTGACGAAactgagaggaagaagaagagctcCTTCTTCAACTGGTTTTACATGTCAATCAATGTCGGTGCGCTTATTGCTTCCACGGTTTTGGTCTGGATGCAAATGAATGTAGGATGGAATTGGGGGTTCGGAGTCCCAGCAGTTGCAATGGCGATTGCGGTTGTGTTCTTTTTCTCGGGAAGCAAGTTATATCGTCTTCAGAAACCGGGCGGGAGTCCCCTCACAAGGATTGCTCAGGTGGTTGTTGCATCCATCAGGAAATGCAAAGTGAAAATTCCTGCTAACAAGTCTCTTCTCTATGAGACTGCAGATGAGGAGTGCAACATCCAAGGAAGTCGGAAGCTTGAGCACACCAACAAATTAGG GTTCTTTGACAAGGCAGCTGTGGAGTCAGAGACAGACCGTGCAAAGGAACTGCCAAGCCCATGGAGTCTCTGTACAGTGACACAAGTAGAGGAGCTAAAATCCGTCATCAGACTACTCCCAATCTGGGCGTCCGGTATCGTCTTCGCCACCGTCTACGGCCAAATGAGCACAATGTTTGTCCTCCAAGGCAACACCCTAGACCAACACATGGGCCCAAACTTCAAGATCCCATCAGCCTCCCTCTCCGTCTTTGACACGGCCAGCGTCCTCTTCTGGGCACCGATCTACGACAAGCTCCTCGTCCCCCTCGCCAGGCGCTTCACGGGCCACGAACGAGGGTTCACGACGCTGCAACGGATGGGAATCGGCCTAGCACTGTCCATTTTTTCCATGGTTGTTGCTGGGATTTTGGAGGTTGTTAGGCTTGGCACtgtaagaaaaaataattactaCGACCTAGAGTACATTCCCATGTCAATTTTCTGGCAGGTCCCGCAGTATTTCATCATTGGGTGTGCTGAGGTTTTCACCTTCATTGGGCAGATGGAGTTTTTTTACGACCAAGCGCCGGATGCCATGAGAAGCTTGTGCTCTGCACTGTCACTTACCACTGTTGCACTGGGGAATTACCTCAGCACTCTGCTAGTTACTGTGGTAACTAAAGTTACCAAGAAGAATGGGAACCTTGGGTGGATTCCGGATAACCTTAACAGGGGACACCTGGACTATTTTTATTGGCTGTTGGCTGTTCTGAGCGTTATTAATTTCTTGGTGTACCTCTGGATTGCTAAGTGGTTTACGTACAAGAAGGCGACTGGGCGTGCCCAATGA
- the LOC126619659 gene encoding protein NRT1/ PTR FAMILY 8.1-like isoform X2: MADSDLYTNDGTVDIHKKPANKKKTGNWKACRFILGNECCERLAYYGMGTNLVNYLEKRLGMGTAKAATSVSNWSGTCYATPLIGAFLADAYLGRYWTIAIFSIVYVLGMTLLTLTASINGLKPHCDSSGCNATASQRAACFVALYLIAVGTGGIKPCVSSFGADQFDETDETERKKKSSFFNWFYMSINVGALIASTVLVWMQMNVGWNWGFGVPAVAMAIAVVFFFSGSKLYRLQKPGGSPLTRIAQVVVASIRKCKVKIPANKSLLYETADEECNIQGSRKLEHTNKLGFFDKAAVESETDRAKELPSPWSLCTVTQVEELKSVIRLLPIWASGIVFATVYGQMSTMFVLQGNTLDQHMGPNFKIPSASLSVFDTASVLFWAPIYDKLLVPLARRFTGHERGFTTLQRMGIGLALSIFSMVVAGILEVVRLGTMEFFYDQAPDAMRSLCSALSLTTVALGNYLSTLLVTVVTKVTKKNGNLGWIPDNLNRGHLDYFYWLLAVLSVINFLVYLWIAKWFTYKKATGRAQ; encoded by the exons ATGGCAGACAGTGATCTTTACACAAACGATGGGACCGTGGACATCCATAAAAAACCGGCTAACAAGAAGAAGACTGGAAATTGGAAGGCATGCCGCTTTATTCTTG GTAATGAATGCTGTGAAAGATTGGCATACTACGGAATGGGTACCAATCTAGTGAACTATCTCGAGAAACGTCTCGGCATGGGAACTGCCAAGGCAGCGACCAGCGTCTCTAATTGGTCAGGGACGTGCTACGCGACACCGTTGATAGGAGCCTTCCTGGCTGATGCATACTTGGGAAGATATTGGACAATTGCCATCTTTTCAATCGTTTATGTTCTT ggTATGACTCTCTTGACCCTCACTGCATCTATCAATGGATTAAAACCACATTGCGATAGCTCTGGTTGCAACGCAACAGCATCCCAAAGAGCGGCCTGCTTTGTAGCGCTGTACTTGATTGCAGTAGGTACTGGTGGAATCAAGCCATGCGTTTCATCCTTCGGCGCAGATCAATTTGATGAAACTGACGAAactgagaggaagaagaagagctcCTTCTTCAACTGGTTTTACATGTCAATCAATGTCGGTGCGCTTATTGCTTCCACGGTTTTGGTCTGGATGCAAATGAATGTAGGATGGAATTGGGGGTTCGGAGTCCCAGCAGTTGCAATGGCGATTGCGGTTGTGTTCTTTTTCTCGGGAAGCAAGTTATATCGTCTTCAGAAACCGGGCGGGAGTCCCCTCACAAGGATTGCTCAGGTGGTTGTTGCATCCATCAGGAAATGCAAAGTGAAAATTCCTGCTAACAAGTCTCTTCTCTATGAGACTGCAGATGAGGAGTGCAACATCCAAGGAAGTCGGAAGCTTGAGCACACCAACAAATTAGG GTTCTTTGACAAGGCAGCTGTGGAGTCAGAGACAGACCGTGCAAAGGAACTGCCAAGCCCATGGAGTCTCTGTACAGTGACACAAGTAGAGGAGCTAAAATCCGTCATCAGACTACTCCCAATCTGGGCGTCCGGTATCGTCTTCGCCACCGTCTACGGCCAAATGAGCACAATGTTTGTCCTCCAAGGCAACACCCTAGACCAACACATGGGCCCAAACTTCAAGATCCCATCAGCCTCCCTCTCCGTCTTTGACACGGCCAGCGTCCTCTTCTGGGCACCGATCTACGACAAGCTCCTCGTCCCCCTCGCCAGGCGCTTCACGGGCCACGAACGAGGGTTCACGACGCTGCAACGGATGGGAATCGGCCTAGCACTGTCCATTTTTTCCATGGTTGTTGCTGGGATTTTGGAGGTTGTTAGGCTTGGCACt ATGGAGTTTTTTTACGACCAAGCGCCGGATGCCATGAGAAGCTTGTGCTCTGCACTGTCACTTACCACTGTTGCACTGGGGAATTACCTCAGCACTCTGCTAGTTACTGTGGTAACTAAAGTTACCAAGAAGAATGGGAACCTTGGGTGGATTCCGGATAACCTTAACAGGGGACACCTGGACTATTTTTATTGGCTGTTGGCTGTTCTGAGCGTTATTAATTTCTTGGTGTACCTCTGGATTGCTAAGTGGTTTACGTACAAGAAGGCGACTGGGCGTGCCCAATGA
- the LOC126620163 gene encoding laccase-4-like → MVSSIRFLVLFLACILPALVESRVRHYKFNVVLRNSTKLCSSKPIVTVNGQFPGPTLYAREDDTVLVKVTNHVKYNVSIHWHGIRQLRTGWADGPAYITQCPIRPGQSYVYNFTITGQRGTLLWHAHILWLRATVHGALIVLPKRGVPYPFPAPHKEVPVVLAEWWKSDTEAVINQALKSGLAPNVSDAHTINGHPGPVPNCSSQGGFTLPVENGKTYLLRIINAALNEELFFKIAGHILTIVEVDATYVKPFKTDTIVIAPGQTTNALVTANQNSGKYMLSASPFMDSPIAVDNLTATATLHYTGTLATTPTTLTSPPPQNATQVANSFINSLKALNSKKFPAKVPLKIDHNLLFTVGLGINSCPSCKAANGSRVVASVNNVTFVMPTTALLQAHFFNKSGVFTTDFPGNPPTAFNFSGGLPANASLATTRGTKLYRLAYNSTVQLVLQDTGTIAPENHPVHLHGFNFFSVGRGIGNYNPKTDPKKFNLVDPVERNTANVPTGGWVAIRFIADNPGVWFMHCHLEVHTTWGLKMAFLVDNGKGPNQSLLPPPKDLPKC, encoded by the exons ATGGTGTCGTCGATTCGATTTCTCGTGCTTTTTCTGGCATGCATTCTTCCTGCATTGGTTGAAAGCAGAGTCCGACACTACAAGTTTAAT GTGGTGCTAAGAAATAGTACTAAACTATGCTCAAGTAAGCCAATTGTAACCGTTAACGGCCAGTTCCCAGGGCCAACTCTCTATGCCAGGGAAGACGATACCGTGCTTGTCAAAGTCACCAACCATGTCAAGTATAACGTTTCCATTCACTG GCATGGTATCCGGCAACTGCGAACCGGCTGGGCAGATGGTCCGGCATACATCACACAGTGCCCAATTCGACCAGGTCAAAGCTATGTGTACAACTTCACCATCACAGGGCAAAGAGGCACACTTCTTTGGCACGCACATATTCTCTGGCTAAGGGCAACTGTCCATGGTGCCCTTATAGTTTTGCCCAAGCGTGGGGTTCCTTATCCATTCCCAGCACCCCACAAGGAAGTACCTGTCGTATTAG CTGAATGGTGGAAATCAGATACTGAAGCTGTGATCAATCAAGCTCTCAAATCTGGTTTAGCACCTAATGTCTCGGATGCTCACACTATAAACGGCCATCCAGGCCCGGTTCCAAATTGTTCTTCCCAAG GCGGCTTCACATTGCCCGTGGAAAACGGCAAGACCTATCTGTTACGAATCATCAATGCTGCACTCAATGAGGAGCTCTTCTTCAAAATTGCAGGACACATTTTGACCATAGTGGAAGTAGATGCCACATATGTGAAACCCTTCAAGACGGACACCATTGTGATTGCCCCGGGACAAACCACCAATGCTCTAGTCACGGCGAATCAAAACTCCGGCAAGTACATGTTGTCAGCCTCGCCATTTATGGACTCTCCAATCGCTGTTGACAACCTCACCGCCACCGCCACTCTTCACTATACTGGCACACTTGCTACCACACCCACAACCCTCACTAGCCCACCTCCCCAAAACGCAACCCAAGTTGCTAACAGCTTCATAAACTCTCTCAAAGCCCTAAATTCCAAAAAATTTCCAGCCAAAGTCCCATTAAAAATCGATCACAATCTTCTGTTCACGGTTGGGCTTGGGATTAATTCATGCCCTAGTTGCAAAGCTGCAAACGGAAGCAGAGTAGTGGCTAGTGTTAACAATGTCACATTTGTTATGCCAACCACAGCTCTGCTTCAAGCacattttttcaacaaaagtggGGTTTTTACCACGGATTTCCCCGGAAACCCACCGACGGCTTTCAACTTTTCTGGAGGTCTACCGGCAAATGCAAGCTTGGCAACTACAAGGGGGACAAAGCTTTATAGGCTAGCTTATAACTCAACAGTTCAACTTGTGTTGCAAGACACCGGGACTATAGCCCCTGAGAACCACCCTGTCCATTTGCATGGATTCAATTTCTTTTCAGTGGGTAGGGGAATTGGGAATTATAACCCCAAGACGGATCCTAAGAAGTTCAATCTTGTTGATCCCGTTGAAAGGAACACAGCTAATGTTCCAACCGGCGGATGGGTAGCTATCCGATTTATCGCTGATAATCCAG GGGTTTGGTTCATGCATTGCCATTTGGAAGTGCACACAACATGGGGGCTTAAGATGGCATTCTTGGTGGACAATGGCAAAGGACCTAatcaatctcttcttcctcctccaaagGATCTCCCAAAATGTTAA